From Miscanthus floridulus cultivar M001 chromosome 15, ASM1932011v1, whole genome shotgun sequence, the proteins below share one genomic window:
- the LOC136507540 gene encoding germin-like protein 5-1: MTSFLAYPGLLAKPDVTNNTISSSQEPTPRRSRIDYASEGLSPWHTHPRAAELIFVLCGTLSSIALMFFEATRKLPNGVLTKAFQIPDKEVDKIKAKLVPKKDRL; encoded by the exons ATGACTTCTTTTCTGGCATATCCTGGGCTCCTGGCCAAGCCCGACGTCACCAACAACACGATCAGCTCGTCACAGGAGCCAACGCCGAGAAGATCCCGCATCGACTACGCATCGGAGGGCCTGAGCCCGTGGCACACGCACCCGCGCGCCGCCGAGCTCATCTTTGTCCTCTGCGGCACGCTcagt TCCATCGCCTTGATGTTCTTCGAGGCTACCCGTAAGCTGCCCAACGGCgtcctcaccaaggcattccAAATCCCCGACAAGGAAGTAGACAAGatcaaggctaagctcgtccccaAGAAGGACCGGTTATAA